A genome region from Gossypium hirsutum isolate 1008001.06 chromosome A04, Gossypium_hirsutum_v2.1, whole genome shotgun sequence includes the following:
- the LOC107953027 gene encoding metallothiol transferase FosB, producing the protein MLDSVEANNFEALPLLSLNHVSLLCRSVWDSVRFYEDVLGFVSIKRPSSFKFNGAWLYNYGIGIHLIENPSIDDFDTIVEPRPINPKDNHISFQCTDVGLVMRRLQDMGMKYVTAVVEDQGNRVDQVFFHDPDGYMVELCNCENIPIIPLSSCSFKQRLSSFYKSAPAKCGFMENAMMESLSMEMLNISF; encoded by the exons ATGTTGGACTCTGTGGAAGCAAACAACTTTGAGGCATTGCCACTTCTGTCATTGAATCATGTCTCATTGTTGTGTAGATCAGTCTGGGATTCAGTGCGGTTCTATGAAGATGTTTTGGGCTTTGTTTCCATCAAACGCCCTTCTTCTTTCAAGTTCAATGGAGCTTG GTTGTATAATTATGGCATTGGGATACACTTAATTGAGAATCCATCAATCGATGATTTCGACACTATCGTTGAACCTCGACCGATTAATCCAAAGGATAATCACATATCCTTCCAG TGTACTGATGTTGGCCTTGTCATGAGGAGGCTGCAAGACATGGGAATGAAGTATGTTACGGCGGTGGTCGAAGACCAAGGGAACAGGGTTGATCAGGTATTCTTTCATGATCCAGATGGTTACATGGTTGAGCTCTGCAACTGTGAGAACATTCCTATCATTCCTCTTTCTTCATGCTCATTCAAGCAAAGGCTAAGCAGTTTCTACAAGTCTGCACCGGCTAAATGCGGATTCATGGAAAACGCCATGATGGAGAGCTTAAGCATGGAAATGTTGAACATTTCATTTTGA
- the LOC107916860 gene encoding pentatricopeptide repeat-containing protein At5g57250, mitochondrial-like, which yields FAVIRNNPEKGLLLLKDCLSDSGTLPSSFTFCSLIHGFVSQGNMDRAIEVLELMTGDNVRYPFDNFVCSSVIVGFCKIGKPEVAVRFFENCMNSGALKPNVVTYTDLLSSFNLLGKFDEGCELVYSMKKEGLALDAILYSCWILGYFRNGCLMEALRKYREMVERGINPDTVSYTVLIDGFSKEGSVGKVVGFQKKMLKDGVMPNVITYTAIMLGFCKEGKFEKAFRLFKEVQDMGIEVDEFMYATLIDGACRKGDFDCVFHLLDGMEKKGIKLSVVTYNIVINGLCKVGRTSEADNVFKEVAGDIITYSTLLYGYTEEGNIKGIIKTKEKLEKSGLCMDVVACNILIKAFFMVGAFEDARALYQAMPEMDLNADSITYCTMIDGYCKVGRIEEALEVFDEYRVSLVSSVACYNCIISGLCKQGMVDMAIQVIIELGEKGFILDMGISMMLIRAAFSQMGAVGIDILHKDCNSISHTY from the coding sequence TTTGCTGTCATCCGAAACAACCCAGAGAAGGGTCTTTTGTTGTTAAAGGATTGCTTGAGTGATTCTGGTACATTGCCTTCTTCTTTTACTTTTTGCTCGTTGATTCATGGTTTTGTATCTCAAGGGAATATGGATAGAGCAATTGAGGTGTTGGAGTTGATGACAGGTGATAATGTTAGATACCCTTTTGATAATTTTGTTTGTAGTTCAGTGATTGTTGGTTTTTGTAAGATTGGGAAACCTGAAGTTGCAGTTCGGTTTTTCGAAAATTGTATGAATTCAGGAGCTTTAAAGCCTAATGTTGTTACTTATACAGATCTTTTAAGCAGTTTTAATCTGTTGGGTAAATTTGATGAGGGTTGTGAGTTGGTTTATAGTATGAAAAAGGAAGGGCTGGCTTTGGATGCTATTCTTTATAGCTGTTGGATTTTAGGGTATTTTAGAAATGGGTGTTTAATGGAGGCTTTGAGAAAATATAGAGAGATGGTTGAAAGAGGAATAAACCCTGATACTGTGAGCTACACTGTCCTTATTGATGGGTTTTCGAAGGAAGGTAGTGTTGGGAAGGTTGTTGGATTTCAGAAGAAGATGTTGAAAGACGGGGTGATGCCGAATGTGATTACGTATACGGCAATCATGTTAGGTTTCTGTAAGGAAGGGAAATTCGAGAAGGCATTTAGGTTGTTCAAGGAAGTTCAAGATATGGGGATTGAAGTGGATGAGTTTATGTATGCAACGTTGATTGATGGAGCTTGTCGGAAAGGAGATTTTGATTGCGTCTTCCATTTGTTAGATGGAATGGAGAAGAAAGGGATTAAGCTAAGTGTTGTTACTTATAACATAGTCATCAATGGTTTGTGTAAGGTTGGGAGGACATCTGAAGCAGATAATGTATTCAAAGAAGTAGCCGGTGATATTATAACATACAGTACTTTGTTGTATGGTTATACCGAAGAAGGGAATATAAAAGGAATTATTAAGACGAAAGAAAAATTGGAAAAATCTGGTCTTTGTATGGATGTTGTTGCATGTAACATACTTATCAAAGCATTCTTTATGGTTGGTGCATTTGAAGATGCTCGTGCACTCTACCAAGCAATGCCGGAAATGGATTTAAATGCAGATTCGATTACTTATTGCACAATGATTGATGGCTACTGTAAAGTGGGCAGAATAGAGGAGGcacttgaagtatttgatgagtaTAGGGTGTCATTAGTTTCTTCTGTTGCATGCTATAATTGTATAATAAGTGGGCTATGCAAACAGGGAATGGTCGATATGGCCATTCAAGTGATTATTGAACTTGGTGAGAAAGGTTTCATTTTGGACATGGGTATCTCTATGATGTTGATCCGGGCAGCTTTTTCTCAAATGGGTGCAGTGGGTATAGATATATTACACAAGGATTGCAACTCAATCTCACATACTTATTAA